In the genome of Daucus carota subsp. sativus chromosome 9, DH1 v3.0, whole genome shotgun sequence, the window CACTCAAGGTAGAATCATTGGCTTTCCTTATTTGTGCACAGGTTGCTGAATCTTTTTGTGAAATCCTCAAACGTGAGTTGAATACTGAGCATAAGTGTTACATTATTTCTCCACTTGTAAGTCAAAACGATTCTACACACCATCAGCTTGTTTTTACCCTTTGTTATAGTTGTTTTGATGTTGATTTTAGTTGGTTATCTTGTAGTGTTGGGGTGCTAATGTGCGCAGTGCAGGCCTCGATTTTCACTTTAAGCACTCCATTCACTGTGCAGGCAATGAAAAGGTAAATCTTATTGGTTTTATCTGACTGTAAAGAGAACTTATAGCATAGTTTAGTTGATGCAAACTCACATTATGCAGACTCACATTGGGGTAATCGATGAGAATCACTTCTTCTCGATTCACGTTATATTTGAGGAGCACAAAATCTACATCATGGATTCTTTGTATCCTCTCCATTCCACACACCGATTGCATGTTTATCTGTTGGTACATGAATTTGTTCTCTTACTTTTGTCTATTAGTTTCCTGTTTTTTTTACCAGAAAAAGGCTTTTTTTGTTAACTGTCGCAGTTCCAACATTTTGTTCTCTTAGTTTTGTTATTTG includes:
- the LOC135149296 gene encoding uncharacterized protein LOC135149296, coding for MDKSQLRQYLQSTMSGVAGVQSTIVYEDPLLQNVTSNIQQFARTQFAKEKWEYKKRFHLGSLAKIISELNWSNVDYEKLLTSREDKKYRRDDWNVAEHRFSGEVELDTDVAESFCEILKRELNTEHKCYIISPLCWGANVRSAGLDFHFKHSIHCAGNEKTHIGVIDENHFFSIHVIFEEHKIYIMDSLYPLHSTHRLHVYLLVHEFVLLLLSISFLFFLPEKGFFC